One window of Desulfovibrio aminophilus genomic DNA carries:
- a CDS encoding DUF523 domain-containing protein, translating to MNDASLPLVGVSRCLLGQRVRYDGRDKFSPRVAALAAHCLLVPFCPEVEAGMPVPREPAHVGGSPLEPRFVGNRSLEDHTFRLMGRIVARLDELARTPLAGYVFKSGSPSCAAVTMVPVFDDLGRTRGRSLGLFARAFRERFPWAPVADERVLADHSGWTAFLADVRRCHRRRGGGA from the coding sequence ATGAATGATGCTTCCCTTCCCCTGGTCGGCGTGAGCCGCTGCCTGCTGGGCCAGCGCGTGCGCTATGACGGGCGCGACAAGTTTTCCCCCCGGGTGGCGGCCCTGGCCGCGCATTGCCTGCTCGTGCCGTTCTGCCCGGAGGTCGAGGCGGGCATGCCCGTCCCGCGCGAGCCCGCGCACGTGGGCGGCTCGCCCCTGGAGCCGCGTTTCGTGGGCAACCGCAGCCTGGAGGACCACACCTTTCGGCTCATGGGCCGGATCGTGGCCCGGCTGGACGAGCTGGCGCGCACCCCGCTCGCGGGCTACGTCTTCAAGAGCGGATCGCCGAGTTGCGCGGCCGTCACGATGGTGCCCGTGTTCGACGACCTCGGCCGGACGCGCGGACGGTCCCTGGGACTTTTCGCCCGGGCCTTCCGGGAACGGTTCCCCTGGGCGCCGGTGGCCGACGAGCGGGTGCTGGCCGACCATTCCGGCTGGACCGCGTTCCTGGCGGACGTGCGCCGCTGTCATCGGCGGCGGGGAGGAGGGGCATGA
- a CDS encoding DUF1614 domain-containing protein: MLTFLAGLLFLFIFLPVSLAAGAFAKLGLTPLQGLLVFVLTLLGRTTDIPLFRTGRLVRHFGVTMLGPFLCVSPLSRPDRPEALLAELRDQTVAVNVGGCLIPVLLSGYLLARDGGVLAASPWFWLCLGLVAAASFAAARVVPHFGMRLPFWVPPVATVVTAAMFAPVNLAPGVAYAAGTLGALLGGNVLHYLDPRSMNRLDAPVLSVGGAGTFGGVFLAGILSVLLS; the protein is encoded by the coding sequence ATGCTGACCTTCCTGGCCGGGCTCCTCTTCCTGTTCATCTTCCTGCCCGTGAGCCTGGCCGCCGGGGCCTTCGCCAAGCTCGGCCTGACCCCGCTGCAGGGTCTGCTCGTGTTCGTCCTGACCCTGCTGGGCCGGACCACGGACATCCCCTTGTTCCGCACCGGACGGCTGGTGCGCCATTTCGGCGTGACCATGCTGGGGCCCTTTCTCTGCGTTTCGCCCCTGAGCCGCCCGGACCGGCCCGAGGCCCTGCTGGCCGAACTGCGGGACCAGACCGTGGCCGTGAACGTGGGCGGCTGCCTCATCCCCGTGCTGCTCTCCGGCTACCTTCTGGCGCGCGACGGCGGCGTCCTGGCCGCCTCGCCCTGGTTCTGGCTCTGCCTGGGGCTGGTGGCCGCGGCGTCCTTCGCGGCCGCCCGGGTGGTGCCGCATTTCGGCATGCGCCTGCCTTTCTGGGTGCCGCCCGTGGCCACGGTGGTCACGGCGGCCATGTTCGCGCCCGTGAACCTGGCCCCCGGCGTGGCCTACGCGGCCGGGACCCTGGGCGCGCTGCTGGGCGGCAACGTGCTCCACTACCTCGACCCCCGCTCCATGAACCGCCTGGACGCGCCCGTGCTCTCCGTGGGTGGGGCCGGGACCTTCGGCGGCGTCTTCCTGGCGGGAATCCTCTCGGTGCTCCTCTCATGA
- the rfbA gene encoding glucose-1-phosphate thymidylyltransferase RfbA gives MKGIILAGGSGTRLQPLTRVVSKQLLPVFDKPMIYYPMSVLMLAGIREILIISTPEDLPRFRAMLGDGSRLGLSLSYAEQPTPGGLAQAFLIGADFIGQDSVCLVLGDNLYYGQGLIALLQGCAKLDRGGVVLAYPVKDPERYGVVQFDASGRAMCIEEKPREPKSKYAVTGLYFYDNSVVEIARSLKPSPRGEMEITDVNNVYLERGELRVEVMGRGFAWLDMGTHESLLRAANFVSAIQERQGFIVACLEEIAFRMGLIDADRLEALGMEMKQNDYGRYLIEIAREAKKAD, from the coding sequence ATGAAAGGCATCATCCTGGCCGGAGGCTCTGGCACCCGGCTCCAGCCCCTGACCCGCGTGGTGAGCAAGCAGCTCCTGCCCGTGTTCGACAAGCCGATGATCTACTATCCCATGTCCGTGCTCATGCTGGCGGGCATCCGGGAAATCCTCATCATCTCCACCCCCGAGGACCTGCCGCGCTTCCGGGCCATGCTCGGGGACGGCTCCCGCCTGGGGCTCTCGCTCTCCTATGCCGAGCAGCCCACGCCCGGCGGACTGGCCCAGGCCTTCCTCATCGGCGCGGACTTCATCGGCCAAGACTCCGTCTGCCTCGTGCTCGGGGACAACCTCTACTACGGCCAGGGGCTCATCGCCCTGCTCCAGGGCTGCGCCAAGCTCGACCGGGGCGGCGTGGTCCTGGCCTACCCGGTCAAGGACCCCGAGCGCTACGGCGTGGTCCAGTTCGACGCCTCGGGCCGGGCCATGTGCATCGAGGAGAAGCCTCGCGAGCCCAAGTCCAAATACGCCGTCACCGGGCTCTACTTCTACGACAACAGCGTGGTGGAGATCGCCCGGAGCCTCAAGCCCTCGCCCCGGGGGGAGATGGAGATCACGGACGTGAACAACGTCTACCTCGAGCGGGGCGAACTGCGCGTGGAGGTCATGGGCCGGGGCTTCGCCTGGCTGGACATGGGGACCCACGAGTCCCTCCTGCGGGCGGCCAACTTCGTGAGCGCCATCCAGGAACGCCAGGGGTTCATCGTGGCCTGCCTGGAGGAGATCGCCTTCCGCATGGGCCTCATCGACGCGGACCGGCTGGAAGCCCTCGGCATGGAGATGAAGCAGAACGACTACGGCCGGTATCTCATCGAAATCGCGCGGGAAGCAAAAAAGGCCGATTGA
- a CDS encoding molybdenum cofactor biosynthesis protein B: MSGPIILVDRDIPAGQRLLLSEGGIDAAHWPALAGRNVPALRAGDVLTRDGEPFARVESASWWPGNPSRRVWVLETLAGLRPGETAFGRERRGRALAWITLSDKGAAGLRADASGPLIEELVRAALPLGLARGFVLPDDERALRALIEDLALVQGFDLILTTGGTGVAPRDVTPEATLAVIEKRLPGFERAMTAASLVKTPFGAVSRAVAGTLGQSLVVNLPGSPKAVRECLEPLLPALGHTLDKLQGDPAECGAPA, translated from the coding sequence ATGAGCGGACCGATCATCCTCGTGGACAGGGACATTCCCGCCGGACAGCGCCTCCTGCTGTCTGAGGGCGGCATCGACGCGGCGCATTGGCCCGCCTTGGCCGGACGGAACGTCCCGGCCCTGCGCGCGGGAGACGTCCTCACCCGCGACGGCGAGCCGTTCGCGCGCGTGGAGTCCGCGTCCTGGTGGCCGGGCAACCCCTCGCGGCGGGTCTGGGTTCTGGAAACGCTGGCCGGGCTGCGGCCCGGCGAGACGGCCTTCGGCCGCGAGCGCCGGGGTCGGGCCCTGGCCTGGATCACCTTGAGCGACAAGGGCGCGGCGGGTCTGCGGGCCGACGCCTCCGGGCCGCTCATCGAGGAGCTGGTGCGCGCCGCCCTGCCCCTGGGACTGGCGCGGGGGTTCGTACTGCCCGATGACGAGCGGGCTCTGCGCGCGCTCATCGAGGACCTGGCCCTGGTCCAGGGCTTCGACCTCATCCTGACCACGGGCGGCACGGGCGTGGCTCCGCGCGACGTGACCCCGGAGGCGACCCTGGCGGTGATCGAGAAGCGTCTTCCCGGCTTCGAGCGGGCCATGACTGCGGCGAGCCTGGTCAAAACCCCGTTCGGCGCGGTCTCCCGGGCCGTCGCCGGAACCCTGGGGCAGAGTCTGGTGGTGAATCTTCCGGGCAGTCCCAAGGCCGTGCGCGAGTGCCTGGAGCCGCTGCTTCCCGCCCTGGGGCACACCCTGGACAAGCTCCAGGGCGATCCCGCCGAGTGCGGCGCCCCCGCCTGA
- a CDS encoding PilZ domain-containing protein → MFKRLFAPVWDALLSVLRPKKKAPSAPKKKVSTPKKPAAKKPAPASTAPAPFAFSYKADPAKAKPTTTPPATQPTADEEARGPGDLPLAINDEAKGEKRKAFRVSVRGLDVACPELGSVYPTTDISATGLGFRFQGPRVKGGTALTLTLRYGGKALAQGIPGKVMRHEGGVVGCAFLELSRTQEDAIYKIVLAAQRAAKPQQGKPQQTKPGAKPGAKAPAAKPAASGGGAKPGAPRR, encoded by the coding sequence GTGTTCAAGCGCCTGTTCGCACCCGTGTGGGACGCCCTGCTCAGCGTTCTGCGGCCGAAGAAGAAAGCTCCGAGCGCCCCGAAGAAAAAGGTTTCCACACCCAAGAAACCGGCGGCGAAGAAGCCCGCTCCGGCTTCGACCGCGCCCGCTCCGTTCGCCTTCAGTTACAAGGCCGACCCGGCCAAGGCCAAGCCCACGACGACGCCGCCCGCCACGCAGCCGACGGCCGACGAGGAGGCCCGGGGCCCCGGCGACCTGCCCCTGGCCATCAACGACGAGGCGAAAGGTGAGAAACGAAAGGCCTTCCGGGTGAGCGTGCGCGGCCTCGACGTGGCTTGCCCGGAGCTGGGCAGCGTCTATCCCACCACGGACATTTCGGCCACGGGACTCGGCTTCCGGTTCCAGGGCCCGCGCGTCAAGGGCGGCACGGCCCTCACCCTGACCCTGCGGTACGGCGGCAAGGCCCTGGCCCAGGGAATCCCGGGCAAGGTCATGCGCCACGAAGGCGGCGTGGTGGGCTGCGCCTTCCTGGAGTTGAGCCGGACCCAGGAGGACGCGATCTACAAGATCGTGCTGGCGGCCCAGCGCGCGGCCAAACCCCAACAGGGCAAACCCCAGCAGACCAAGCCCGGGGCGAAGCCGGGAGCCAAGGCTCCGGCGGCGAAACCCGCGGCGTCCGGCGGCGGGGCTAAGCCCGGCGCACCTCGTCGATGA
- a CDS encoding TolC family protein: MTLKSKRIFVALPLLFLLLAAPAWSQEAADTMAEPVKPAPVPAGTKLDMRAAVQRGLDANPSIVAARHALLGSESGRKSALADFFPTASSNYGWTHEDRVPRQAGVRVGDQDSWAYQFNLNQPLFTGFRLLSTYQKARLGKEQNEDKLYQAELSLIQSIQTAFLSLLQARMDVKSAQDSVERLKSQLQVTQAFFEVGLKPRLDVLQAEVQLATAQQELLKAQNAVDTQTAQLNTLLDLPLEAGVDYVGELNYAPFSRSLEQCLEQAYKGRPDLRIGEKSVQMAEKDSTITASAYYPQVSANYNYNRAGDDPLADDSKHLSDSSRENWNAGLNVQWKMWQWGSTYYAHDQSQETVKQIRAELDKTRLNAGFEVKSGLLSMQEAADRIGVARKSVEAARESYRMALARYQAQVGTNTDLLTAQSDVTKSEAELNGALADYAKALSNLYVSMGQKNLGLAIE, from the coding sequence ATGACGCTGAAATCCAAAAGAATTTTCGTGGCCCTGCCGTTGCTTTTCCTTTTGCTGGCCGCTCCCGCGTGGAGCCAGGAAGCCGCGGACACGATGGCCGAACCCGTCAAGCCCGCGCCCGTTCCGGCAGGAACCAAGCTGGACATGCGCGCGGCCGTGCAGCGCGGCCTGGACGCCAACCCGTCCATCGTCGCGGCCCGGCACGCCCTGCTGGGTTCCGAGTCCGGCCGCAAGTCCGCGCTGGCGGACTTCTTCCCCACGGCCAGTTCGAACTACGGCTGGACCCATGAGGACCGCGTGCCCCGGCAGGCCGGTGTCCGCGTGGGCGACCAGGACTCCTGGGCCTACCAGTTCAATCTGAACCAGCCCCTGTTCACCGGCTTCCGCCTCCTGTCCACTTACCAAAAGGCGCGGCTGGGCAAGGAGCAGAACGAGGACAAGCTCTATCAGGCCGAACTGAGTCTGATCCAGAGCATCCAGACCGCCTTTTTGAGCCTGCTGCAGGCCCGCATGGACGTGAAGAGCGCCCAGGACTCCGTGGAGCGCCTCAAGTCCCAACTGCAGGTCACCCAGGCGTTTTTCGAGGTCGGACTGAAGCCCCGCCTGGACGTGCTCCAGGCCGAGGTGCAGCTGGCCACGGCCCAGCAGGAGCTGCTCAAGGCCCAGAACGCCGTGGACACGCAGACCGCCCAGCTGAACACCCTGCTGGACCTGCCCCTGGAGGCCGGCGTGGACTATGTGGGCGAGCTGAACTACGCCCCCTTCAGCCGGAGCCTGGAGCAGTGCCTGGAGCAGGCCTACAAGGGCCGTCCCGACCTGCGCATCGGCGAGAAGAGCGTGCAGATGGCCGAGAAGGATTCGACCATCACGGCCAGCGCCTACTATCCCCAGGTGTCCGCCAACTACAACTACAACCGCGCGGGCGACGACCCCCTGGCGGACGACAGCAAGCATTTGAGCGACTCCAGCCGCGAGAACTGGAACGCCGGCCTCAACGTCCAGTGGAAGATGTGGCAGTGGGGCAGCACCTACTATGCCCACGACCAGAGCCAGGAGACCGTGAAGCAGATCCGCGCCGAGCTGGACAAGACCCGGCTCAACGCGGGCTTCGAGGTCAAGAGCGGTCTGCTCAGCATGCAGGAGGCCGCCGACCGCATCGGCGTGGCCCGCAAGTCCGTTGAGGCCGCCCGGGAATCCTACCGCATGGCCCTGGCCCGCTACCAGGCCCAGGTGGGCACCAACACCGATCTGCTCACCGCCCAGTCCGACGTGACCAAGAGCGAGGCCGAGCTGAACGGCGCCCTGGCCGACTACGCCAAGGCCCTGTCCAACCTGTACGTGTCCATGGGCCAGAAGAACCTCGGCCTGGCCATCGAGTAG